The window CCTCCCTCGGCGGCTGGCCGCTCGCGGAGCGGCTGCGGTTCGCCGTCCTGTCCGCCGGCCTGTCCGTGGGCCATCACGGCGGAGGCCTGGCGGCGCCCGGCTGGTACGGCGTCGACCGCTGGTGGCGCTCACTGACCGACCCCGGCCTGAAGAAGGCCTACGGCTTCCTCACGGACCGCATCCCCGCCGACGTCGGCCCCCCGGTGCGCCACGCCCCGGTCACCCCGCCCGCGCGGCCCCACCGACCCCACGCACCAAAGCCCTGAAGTACCACGAACAGGAACAAACAGGAGTGACCCGTGGACCTTTCTCGTAGAGGCTTCCTCCAGGCTGCCGTGTTCACCGCGGCGGCCTCCGGCCTGACCGTCGGCTGTGGCGGCGACTCGGAATCCGGCGGCACCAAGAACGGCAAGAGCCTCACCATGTGGTACTGGGGCGGAGCCCTCAGCGACAAGGTGGTCGCCGAGGCCAAGACGCACTTCAAGAGCCAGATCAAGCTGACCAGTTCCTCCATCGGCGGCGACTTCAAGCAGAAGCTCACCACCACCCTCGCGGCCGGCGGCTCCTCCGTGCCGGACATCACCGGCATCAAGGGCGAGGACATCGCCTCCTTCCTGCCCAACGCCGACCGCTTCCTCGACCTGAACGACCTGGGCTTCAAGAAGATCTCGTCCCAGTACCTGGAGTGGAAGACCAAGCTCGCCCAGACCGAGGACGGCAAGCAGATCGGCTTCCCGATCGACATCGGCCCCACCGCGCTCTTCTACCGCGCCGACCAGTTCGACAAGGCGGGGCTGCCCTCCGACCCGGCAAAGGTCGCGGCCGAGGCCAAGACCTGGGACGACTACTTCGCGCTCGGCACCGAGCTGAAGAAGGCGCTGCCCGGCACCTTCCTGGTCAACAACATGGGCTCGGTGTTCAACATCGCGGTCGGCCAGGGCACCAAGCGGTTCATCGACCAGGACAACCACTTCATCGGCGACCAGGACCACATCCGCGCCGCGTGGGACACCGCGGTCCGCGCCTACACCCTCGGCCTCGACGCCAAGATCAACGACCAGAGCTGGAACGCCGCCGTCGGCAAGAGCCTGACCACCGAACTCGGCGCCGCCTGGCACGCGCTGGACATCGAGTCGGCGGCCCCGGGCACCAAGGGCAAGTGGCGCGTCTGCGCGACGCCGGGCGGGCCGGCCAACCAGGGCGGCTCCTACCTGACCCTGCCCAAGCAGTGCCGCAACCCCGAAGAGGCGTTCAAGATCATCAGCTGGATCCTCAGCCCGGACAACAACGCCAAGAGCTACACCGACGCCGCGATCTTCCCCGCCTCCCCGGAGACCTACGCGATGCCGGCCATGACGGGCCCCGACGCCTTCTTCGGCGGCCAGAAGATCATCGAGGTCTTCGGCCCGGCCGCCGAGGCCATCCCCGTGAGCTACGAGGCACCCGCCGACTCGGCGGTCATGGCCCCCTTCATGGCCGAGCTGACCAGCATCGAGGCCAAGGGCAAGAAGCCCGACGACGCCTGGAAGGACGCGGTCTCCCAGGCCAAACAGATCGCCAGGCGGCAGGGGGTGAAGTGAGGTGACGTCACCTCCGGTCACCGGCCCCGCCACGGTGCCTCGGCACCGTGGCGGGCCGGGCCCGGCCCGTTTCCGCCCGCGGCGCACCCCGCCCGCGGGCGCGGCGCGGCCCGCGCGTCGCGGGGTGCTGTCGTACTGGCGGCAGTACCTGGCGATCTCGCCCTTCTACCTGATCTTCCTGTCCTTCTCCTTCGTCCCCGTCCTGTACTCGCTGTATCTGTCCTTCCAGCGCTACGACGGCCTGGGCACCAAGCAGTTCGTGGGCCTGCAGCAGTTCGAGTTCCTGTGGAGCGACCCGGTCTTCTGGCTGTCGATCCGCAACACCCTGGCGATCTGGGTGCTGTCCACCGTGCCCACCCTCTTCGGCGCCCTGGTGCTGGCGACGCTGCTGCACTCGGTGCGCCGCTTCAAGGGCTTCTACCGCATCGCCCTGTACGTGCCGAACGTGACGTCGATCGTCGCCGTGGCGATCTTCTTCGGCGCGGTGTTCAGCAACGACTTCGGTCTGGTCAACGCGATCCTGGGCGTGGTCGGCATCTCGCCCGTGCCGTGGCTGAGCGACCCGTGGCTGATCAAGGTGGTCATCGCGCTGCTGATGACCTGGATGTGGACCGGCTACAACATGATCATCTATCTGGCCGGCCTCCAGGCCATCCCGCAGTCGGTCTACGAGGCCGCCCGGATGGACGGTGCCGGTCCGATCCGTACGTTCTTCCAGATCACCATCCCGATCCTGCGGCCGATCATCCTGTTCACCGTCGTCATCTCGACCATCAACGGTCTGCAGAGCTTCAGCGAACCCCAGGTCCTCTTCGCCAGCAACGCCGCCAACCAGAACCTCGGCGGACCGGGCCAGGCGGGCCTGACCACGCTGCTGTACTTCTACCAGTCGGCCTTCCTCGACAACGACTACGGCTACGGCGCGGCCATCGTGTGGGCCTTCTTCGTCCTGATCATCGTGCTCGTCGTCGTCAACTGGCGGATCGTGCAACGAGGGAGGAAGTCATGACGACAGCCGCCACGCCACGGCCTGCCCCGGCCGCGAAGCGGTCGCGCCGCCCCAGGGGCCTGTCCCCGCACGTCTTCCTCGGCATCGCCGTCCTGGTCTCGGTCTTCCCGTTCGTGTGGACGATCGTGATGGCGACCAACACCACCCGTGACATCTACAAGAGCCCACCGAAGCTGACCTTCGGCTCCCATCTGCTGGAGAACATCCGGGGTGTGCTGCACACGGTCGACTTCTTCGGGTCGATGCTCAACACCGTCGTCATCGCGTGCGTCACCACGGCCCTGGTGCTGTTCGTCGACTCCCTGGCGGCCTTCGCCTTCGCCAAGTTCGAGTTCCCCGGGCGCAGGCTGCTCTTCGGCACGCTGCTGGTGTTCATGATGCTGCCGCTGCAGCTGGCCGTCCTGCCGCAGTTCATCCTGATGTCCGAGCTGGGCTGGGTCGGCATGCTCAAGGCACTGGTCTGGCCCGCCCTGTCCAACGCCTTCGGCATCTTCTGGCTCCGCCAGTACATCGAGACCGGTGTGCCCGACGAGCTCCTCGACGCGGCGCGCATCGACGGCGCCGGCTTCTTCCGGCAGTACTGGAACGTCGCGCTGCCGATGATCAGACCCGCGATGTCCTTCCTCGCCATCTACGCCTTCGTCGGCGCCTGGAACGACTACGTCTGGCCCCTGATCGTGCTCACCGATCCCCAGCACGTCACGCTCCAGGTGGAGCTGGCCCAGCTCAACGTCGGCCACAACACCGACTACAGCATGGTCATGGCCGGGGTCCTGATGGCGTCCCTCCCGCTGGTCGCCGTCTTCGCGATCTTCGCGCGCGGGTTCATCGCGGGCGCCACCGAGGGCGCCGTACAGGGCAGCTGAACCGCTCCCGGGAAGGTGCGAGATGGCGGACCCCGACGGCGCCGGAGGGCCGGGGCGCGGCAAGGTGCTCGTGGTCGGGATGGACGGGCTGCGCTACGACCGGCTGCCCCTGTCCCGGCCCACGGCGGGCCCGCCCCGCCCGCCGGCCACGGCGCCCGTGCTGCACGGCCTGATGGCCGCGGGCACCCACGGCAGCAGCCTGCTGCCCTACGGCGAGGTGGACGGCCGGGCCGAAGGCGGACCGTCCACCAGCATGGCCTACACCGACTCCGGTCCCGGCTGGTCCAGCGTGCTGACCGGGGTGTGGCCCGACCGGCACGGCGTGAGCGGCAACGACTTCGCCGGCGCCGACTACGCCCGCCACCCCGACTTCCTCAGCCGTGCCGCCACCGCGCGGCGCGGACTGCGGACGGCGGCCGTGGTGTCCTGGCCGGAGCTGGTGCGCCGGGGCACCCTCGGCCCGGCCGTCGGCATGCGCGTGGTGCACGACGGCGAGTCGGGCGGGTACGAGGACGCGGACCGCCTCGTCGCCGACACCGCCGAGCGCTGGCTCACCGAGGACGACCCGGACGCCCTGTTCGTGTACTTCGGCGCCACCGACGAGGCCGGCCACTCGGCGGGCCCCCTCGGTCCCGCGTACGACCGGGCGCTGCTCGCCCAGGACGCCCACCTCGGACGGCTGCTCGACGCGATCGCGGCCCGCCGCCGCGACACCCGCCGCGCGGACGAGCGCTGGACGGTCCTGGTCACCACCGACCACGGGCACCTCGACACCGGCGGCCACGGCGGCGACACCCGCGCCGAGCGCGAGGTGTTCGTGATCCTCGCCGAGCCCGGTGCGCCCGCCGGTACCCGGCTGGACGCGCCACGCCTCGTCGACCTCGCCCCCACCGTCCTGGACCGGCTCGGCATCCCCGTCGACCCCGCCTGGGGCCTGCGGGGCCGTGTCCTGCCCCGGCCGGCCGCCTCCCCCTCCTCGCCCCCAACCCCGGAACGGTCATGACCGACGCACTCTTCGCCCTGCGCCCCTGGGAAACACCCGAGGTGACCTCCTGGCGGCGGCTGCCCATGAACGCCGTCGACCGGCGCGACCGGGCCCTGTCGCTCGACGGCCGGTGGCGGTTCCAGCTGCTGCCCTCGCCCGACCGGGAGCCCGGCCCCGGCTGGTCGTGGGCCGAACTCCCCGGCTCCTGGGCGCTGCAGGTGGCGCAGGACCCGCCGCAGTACACCAACGTCCGTATGCCGTGGCCTCAGTTCCCGCCCGACTCGCCGCCCGAGAACCCGACCGGTGTGTACGAGCGGGAGGTCGACATACCCGCCGACTGGGCCGGACGCCGGATCGTCCTGCACGTCGGGGCGGCCGAGAGCGTGCTGCTCGTCCATGTCGACGGGCGGCCGGCCGGGCTCTCCAAGGACTCCCATCTGGCCGCCGAGTTCGACCTGTCCGCACTGGTCCGGCCCGGCCGGCCGGCCACGGTGCGGCTCACGGTGGTGAAGTGGTCCGACGCCTCGCACATCGAGGACCAGGACCAGTGGTGGCTCGGCGGGATCACCCGCCCGGTGCTGCTGTACGCCACCGATCCGCTGTATCTGGCGGACGTGGGCGTGCGGGCGAGCCGCGACGGGGAGCTGCGGGTGGACTGCCGGGTGCGCTCGGCGGCGGGCACGGGGACCGGCGCGCTGCCCGCCGGGTGGTACGTCAGCGGGGAGCTGGACGGCCTGGAGCTGGTCCAGGACACCGGGTTCGACCGCCTCAACGCCGAGGACGACCGGGTCTCCGACTTCCTCGGCGAGGCCCGTATGGGCACGATCGTCCCCGACGTGCGGACCTGGACCGCCGAGACCCCCGAGCTGTACGGCCTCACCGTCCGGCTGCACCGCGCGGACGGCACGGTCGCCGACACCTCCCACCACCGGATCGGCTTCCGCGACGTCGAGATCAGCGGCCGGGACCTGCTGGTCAACGGGGAGCGCGTCTACGTCCGGGGCGTGAACCGGCACGACTTCCACCCGCTGACGGGGCGGACGGTGTCGTACGAGGACATGCGCGCGGACCTGCTGACACTGAAGCGGTTCGGCTTCAACGCGATCCGCACCTCCCACTATCCGGGCGACCCGGCGCTGTACGACCTCACGGACGAACTGGGCTTCTACGTGGTGGACGAGGCGGACATCGAGTCCCACGACCACGCCCATGAGATCGCCGACGACCCGCGCTATCTCAGCGCCTTCGTGGACCGCGTCTCCCGGATGGTCCTGCGCGACCGGAACCACCCGTCGGTGATCGTCTGGTCGCTGGGCAACGAGTCCGACTACGGCGCGAACCACGACGCGGCGGCGGGCTGGCTGCGGCGGCACGATCCGACGCGGCCGGTGCAGTACGAGGGGGCGGCCAGGCTGGACTGGGCGGCGACGGACGACGCCTCCGACATCGCCTGCCCGATGTACGCGCCCATCGAGGACTGTGTGGCGCACGCGCTGTCGGGCGAGCAGACCAGGCCGCTGATCCAGTGCGAGTACTCGCACGCCATGGGCAACAGCAACGGCACTCTCGCCGACACGTGGGCGGCCATCGAGGCCACACCCGGTCTTCAGGGCGGGTTCATCTGGGAGTTCTGGGACCACGGCATCCTCCAGCGTGTGAACGACGGACGACCGGCCGGGCGTGGGGGCGCCGGGCTGTACGAGAACGGCGTCGCCGGACCCGGCCTGCGCTGGGCCTACGGCGGCGACTTCGGCGAGACGGTCCACGACGGCGCCTTCATCGCCGACGGGGTGGTCTTCCCCGACCGCACGCCCAAGCCGGTGATGTTCGAACACCGGGAGATCGCCGCCCCGGTGCGGCTGTCCGTGGAGGGCGAGGGCACCTGGCGGGTGCTGCGGGTGCACAACCGGCAGCACTTCCGCGACCTCTCGTGGCTGGCCGCCGAGTGGGAGTTCGCGGCGGCCGACGGCGGCACCTGGACCCTGCCGGCCCAGCTGCCGGACGTACCGCCCGGCGGCTCGGCGGTGATCGACCGGCCCGAGCCGGCGGGCGGGGCCGGCGAGGTCTGGCTGACCCTGCGGGTGACGACGGCCGCCGACGAGCCCTGGGCCCCGCGCGGCACCGAGGTGTGCTGTCCGCAGGTCCGCTGGTACCCGGCGGAGGAGGGCGAGCCGGTGGTGGGCGCCGAGGAGGATCCGGGGCACGTCCCCCCGCCGGAGACGGACGGGGCCGGGCTGCTGCTGCACCCGCTGCTGGCCTCCCCGCCGGTCCTGAGCCTGTGGCGGGCCCCGACCGACAACGACGTCCTCGGCGGCATGGCCGAGCGCTGGCGCGCGTGGGGGCTGGACCGCGCCGAGCGCGAGCTGGTCGCCGTGGAGCGCAAGGGGTCCACCGTGCGGGTGCGGTCCCGCTGGGCGACGGGCGCCGGGGTCGTCGAGCACGAGCAGGCGTGCACGGCGCTGGTGGACGGCCGGGTCCTCGTGGAGGAGACGGCGGTGCTGCCCGAGGAGCTGACGGACGTGGCCCGCGTCGGCACGGTGTTCGAGACCGCGGACGGTTTCGACCAGCTCGCCTGGTACGGGCAGGGCCCCTGGGAGAGCTACCCGGACCGGGCGGCCGGAGCACCCGTCGGACACCACGTCGCCGGCGTGGACGCGCTGTTCACCCCCTATCTGCGTCCGCAGGAGAGCGGAGGCCGGCACGGTGTCCGGCACTTCACGCTCTCCGGCGGCGGCCACGCCCTGTCGGTACGGCTGGACAGCCCCCGGCAGGTCTCGGTCACCCGGCACCGGGCGAGAGACCTGGCGGCCGCCGGGCACCACGACGAACTGACACCCCGGCCGGGCTGCGTGGTCCACATCGACGCGGCGCACCGCGGCCTCGGCACCGCCTCCTGCGGTCCGGACACCTCGCCCCCGTATCTCGTCCCGACGGGCGTCCACCGCTGGTCGTGGACGCTGCGGGCACTCTGACCCACGAACCCTCTACGGAGTAACTGTGTGCACCTCGCACGAACCGGGGCAGGAGTCTGCCCACGCCCACTCGGGCAGACGCAACTTCCTGCGCGCCACGGCCCTGCTGGGCGCGGCGGCGACCGTCGCGCTGCCCACCGCCACGGCACAGGCGGCACCCCGGCGCCCGAAGCCCGACCCCGGAAGCCGCCGCTTCACGCTCGCCGTCATGCCCGACACCCAGTACCTCTTCGACGGACCGAGCATCGACGACAAGCCCGTCGAGGCGTCCCTGAAGTACCTCCTGGAGCACGGTGAGGAGGAGAACATCGTGTTCCTGTCCCACCTCGGCGACCTCACCCAGAACGGCACCGCGCGGGAGACCGCGGCGATCGGCGGCGCGTTCCGGCTGCTCGACCGCAAGGGCGTCGGCTACAGCGTCCTCGCGGGCAACCACGACGTGCGCTCCTCCACCGACGACCAGCGGGGTCCGACTCCGTACCTCGACGAGTTCGGGCCGGACCGTTTCGAGGGCCGGCCCACCTTCGGCGGGGCCTCGCCGGACGGCTACAACTCCTTCCACCTGTTCGAGGCGGGCGGCCGGGAGTGGATGGTGCTCGCCCTGGACTGGCGGCTGTCCGCGAAGGGGTTCGCCTGGGCGAAGGACGTCCTGGCCCGGCATCCGAGGACCCCGGTGGTCCTCACCACGCACGAGCTGGTCGACGGGGACGACTCCCTCTCCCCCTACGGGCGGACGCTGTGGGACCGACTGGTCAAGGACCACGACCAGATCTTCCTCACCCTCAACGGGCACTACTGGCCGGCGGCGCGCGCGACGCGGAAGAACACCGCTGACAACGATGTCCACCTGCATCTCACGAACTACCAGAACCGCTACTTCGGCGGTGCGGCGATGATCCGCCTCTACCGTTTCGACCTCGACCGCAACACCATCGACGTGGAGACGGTCTCCCCGTGGATCCTGGGCCGGGCCGCCGAGGGGCTCAACGAGCTGGAGCGGCAGGAGAGCGAACTCACCGGCGACGCCGACCGGTTCACGGTCGAGATCGACTTCGACAAGCGGTTCGCCGGCTTCGCGCCGGTGCCCGCGCGGCCGTCGCGGCCGGTCGCGCGGATGCTGGTGCCGGGCACGGTCGCGTACTGGCGCTTCGACGGGCAGGAGGACGGAGCGGCCGTCGGCGGCAGGGTCCGTGACCGCTCGGGCCACGGCAACGATCTCGCTCTGGTCACCGTGGGCGGCGGCACGCTCACCTGGTCCGCCGACCACCACCCCGACCAGCCCGGCCACGGCAGCCTGGAGTTCCACGGCGGCAAGCCCCCGCTGAAGGGCGCGTATCTGCGGACGGTCGACGGAGCGCCGCTGAACTCCGAGACGTTCAGGGACGGTTACACCATCGAGGCGTTCTACCGGCTGCCCGCCGACTGGAACCCCTCGAACCACGCCTGGGCGGGCCTCCTCGGGCGGACCGGCACGGGCGGCGCGGCGGGCAAGAGTGCCGACGACCCCGACGAGCCGCTGGCCACGCTGTCGCTCTCGAACGACCGGGAGCCGCAGTGGGCGGTGCGCCCGCTCGACCAGCAGGGCATCGCGACCAACTGGGGGCAGGAGACCCCACTGGAGACGTGGTGGCACCTCGCCGTCGTCAACGACGGCAAGCGCACCACGCTCTACGTCCAGGGCTGCCCGGTCGTGCGCAACCCCAAGGCGAGGGCCGTCGGGCTGACCTCGGTCGGACTGCCGTGGATCCTCGGCGGCTACGAGTACGCCGGGAAGATCGACCAGATCCTGCACGGGCGTCTCGGTGACGTCCGCATCGTCGCACGGGCTCTGCCCGTCGAGTCGTTCATGAACCACTGAGACGCGAAGGAAGAACACCGATCATGTCCGACCTCTCCGGCACACCCGAGCAACAGCTGCCCACCTGGGCCGATCCGTCCGTCTCCGCCACCGACCTCGACGCACAGGGGGTGTCGCGCCGTGGGCTCCTGCGCGGCGCGGGCCTGTTCGGCGCCGCGTTCGCGATGGGCTCCGCGGGCGCCCTCGCGGCACCGGCCTCCGCCGCCTCCCGCCCCTACGGCGGCGAGGACCCGCGCCTCGCCTACCTCGTCGGCGACCACCACATCCACACCGTCTACAGCCACGACGCCAAGTACACGTTCTCCCAACTGGCCGCCGCGGGCGCGAAGTACGGCCTCGACTGGATGGTGTTCACCGAGCACTCCAACTTCGGGCACGCCGACTTCGGGGCCGCGCTGGAGCACAAGGAGATCCTGAAGGCACGGGCCGAGAACCCCCGGCAGCTGATCTTCCAGGGCCTGGAGTGGTACATCCCGGCCGCCGAGCACTGCACGGTCTTCACGACGCCCGGCCGGAACGAGGTCGACCTCCTCACCCGCTTCGAGCGCGCCTACGACGGCAAGCTGCTGAACTACACGGACGGTTCCGCGGGCGGCGCGGACACCGCCCGCAACGAGGCGCACGCGGTGAACGCGATCAAGTGGCTGGCCGAGCAACGCCGTTCCGGCTACGTGGACGACGTGCTGGTCCTCGCCAACCACCCGTTGCGCCTCGGCATCGACTCCCCGCACGAGCTGCGCAACTGGCGGGACGCTGCCCCCGAGATCATGATCGGCATGGAGGGCGCGCCGGGCGCCCAGGGCGCGGCGCTCCCCGGCTGGCGGGGGGCCACCTCGATACGCGGCGAGTACGAGAACAAGCCGTCGGCCCAGTCCTGGCCCGGTTACCCGGCGCAGGCGTTCCTCACGTACGGCGGTTTCGACTGGGCGACGGCGACGGTGGGCGGCCTCTGGGACGCCATGCTGGCCGAGGGCAGGCTGTTCTCGATCACCACCAACTCCGACGCCCACCGGATCGTCTTCGACACCTGGAGGAACGGCGACTGGCCGGCCGGGCAGAACTTCGACAACACCGGCAAGCTGCCGGACCCGGTGAACACCGACGCCCCGCAGCCCGGCAGCGACTTCTGGCCCGGCCAGTTCAGCCGCACCCACGTGGGCGTGACCCGCTACGGGTACCGCGCGGTGATGAGGGGCCTGCGCGAGGGCCGTGTCTGGGTCGACCACGGCCATCTGCTCGACGGCCTCGACGTCCGCGTGAAGCGGGACCGCAGCCCCGGCCGGGGCGTCACGCTGGGCGGCCGGCTGCGGGTCCGCAAGGGCGAGAAGCTCACCCTGGAGGTGACCGTGACGAGCGCGTCGCGCCCCAACGCCCAGGGAATCCTGCCCGAGTTGGCCCATGTCGACGTCATCCGGGGCGCGGTGCGCGGCCCGGTGACCGACCGGGACGCCTGGCAGGCCCCCGCCACCAAGGTCGTCCACACGAAGGACGTGAGCGGCCGCAAGGGCACGTACACCCTGCGCATCCCGGTCACGGCCGGGGACGAGTCCTTCTACCTCCGTCTGCGGGGCAGTGACGGCAGGCGCAACGGGGCGGGTCACCTGGGCGCGTCCGTGGACCCGCACGGCCCGATCCCGCACGCGCCGGGCGACGGGAACCCGTGGGAGGACACGTGGTTCTACTCCAACCCGGTGTTCGTGGACATACGGTGAACACCAGGGCCTGACAGGGCGTTGGGGGAACCGCGTGACCGCCAGGACGGTCCCACGGTTCCCCACGCCCCCCTACGCGTAGAACCTGGACAGGCTCTGCAGCACGGCCGCCGGCTTGGCCGCGCCCTCGATCTCGATCGTGCCGTCGACGGTGATCTGCACCCCGCCCGGCACGTCCTCCACCGAGGCCAGCCGGCCGACGAGGCGGATCTTGGACCCCACCTTGACCGGCGAGGGGAACCGCACCTTGTTCAGGCCGTAGTTGACCTTCGTCGACACACCCTCGACGTCCAGCAGTTCGGTGAACAGCGGGATGAACAGCGACAGGGTCAGGTAGCCGTGGGCGATCGGCGCGCCGAAGGGGCCCTCGGCCGCCTTCTCGGGGTCGACGTGGATCCACTGGTGGTCCCCGGTCGCGTCGGCGAAGGTGTCGATGCGCTCCTGGGTGACCTCGATCCACTCGCTGGTGCCGAGGTCGCTGCCCGCGAGCTTCTTCAGCTCGTCGATGCCGTTCACGGTGATGCTCATGGGGCGTTCCTTGTCTGGGAGTGGGTGCGTCTAGGAGTCGGTCCCGTAGCGCTTGCGCACCCGGGCCTTGAGGAGCTTTCCGGAGGCGGTGCGCGGAAGCTCCTCCGCGATCACCACCGACTTCGGGATCTTGTACTTGGCGAGCCGCCCGGCCAGGGAGGCCAGTACCTCGTCGGCGTCCAGGGCGCGGCCCTCGCGCGGGACGACGACCGCGCGCGGCACCTCGCCCCACTTGTCGTCGGGGATGCCGATGACCGCGCACTCGGCGATGTCGGGGTGGGCGAGGAGCTGGTCCTCGATCTCGGCGGGGTAGATGTTCTCGCCGCCGGAGATGATCATGTCCTTGATGCGGTCGACGATGAAGACGTAGCCGTCCTCGTCGACGCGGGCGGCGTCCCCGCTGCGGAACCAGCCGTCGGCGAAGACGGCGGCCGTCTCCTCGGGCAGGCCCCAGTAGCCGGGCATGACGTGCGGTCCGCGGACCACGACCTCGCCGGGCTCGTCGATGTCGACCGGCGTCATGTCCGGCCGTACGACCCGCACATCGCTGAAGAAGTGCGGCACACCCGCCGAGCCGGCCTTGCTGACGGCGTGCTCGGCGTCGAGGAAGAGGGTGCCGGGGGCCGCCTCCGTCATGCCGTAGCCCTGGAGGAAGGTGAGTCCGCGCTCCTGGAAGCGGGCGATGAGCGGGGTCGGCACCGGGGAACCGCCGCAGGACAGCATCCTGAGCGACGACAGGTCGGCGTCGGCCCAGCGCGGGTGCCGGGCGATCTGGTCGAACATGGTCGGCACGCCGAACATGAACGTGACCCGGTGGCGCTCGATCAGGTCGAAGGTGGCGTCCGGGACGAAGGACTCGACCAGGACGCAGGTGCCGCCCTTGAGCAGCACGGGCAGGGTGAGCATGTTCAGCCCGGCCGTGTGGAACAGCGGGGCGGAGACGAGAGCGCGTTCGTCGGCGATGACGTCCTGGTCGACGAGCACGTTGACGGCGTTCCAGATGATGTTGCCGTGGGTGAGCATCGCGCCCTTGGGGCGGCCCGTCGTCCCCGAGGTGTACATGATGATGCAGGTGTCGTCGGCGGTGACGGGCTGGTCGATCGGCTCGGTCTCGGCCCCGGCGAGGAGCGCCTCGTACTCCGCGCCGGTCTCCAGGAACGTCCGCACATCGGTGCCGTCGCCGGGCAGCCCGGCGACGAGCCCGGTGAAAGCGGGCCCGTACACCAGTGCCTTGGCCCCGGAGTCCGCCAGCTGGTAGGCGATCTCGGGGCCCGCGAGGCGGGTGTTGAGCGGGACGAAGACCGCGCCGAGCGTGCCGGCGGCGAACAGCGTCTCCAGGTACGAGGGGTGGTTGGGCCCCAGGTAGGCGACGCGGTCGCCGCGGCGCACGCCGGAGGCGCGCAGGGCGTGGGCGAGGCGCGTGGTGCGCTCGTACAGCTCTCCGTAGGTGAGGCTCGTGTCGCCGTGGATCAGCGCGGTGCGCCGGGGGGTCTTGCGGGCACGGCGGGCGGGCCACGATCCCAGTCCCTCATTGCGCATGTCTGTGCCCCTGTCCGTCGTTGCACATGGGGGTGTCCCTCACGGTCTCGTCATGGCTTCGTCGTGACGGCCACGGTCATGGCTTCGTCAGTCCGAGCAGCCGGGCGGCGTTCTCCTTCAGGATCTTCGGCCTGACCTCGTCCTTGATCGGCAGCTTCGCGAAGTCCGCGAGCCAGCGGTCGGGGGTGAGGACGGGGTAGTCGGAGCCGAAGAGGACCTTGTCCTTGAGCAGGGTGTTCGCGTACTGCACGAGCTGCGGCGGGAAGTACTTCGGCGACCAGCCGGACAGGTCGATGTGCACGCCCGGCTTGTGCGTGGCGACCGCCAGCGCCTCGTCCTGCCAGGGGAAGGACGGGTGCGCCAGGATGATCTTGAGATGCGGGAAGTCGGCGGCCACGTCGTCGACGTGCAGCGGATTGGAGTACTTCAGGCGGATGCCGCCGCCGCCCGGTACCCCGGCCCCGATGCCCGTCTGACCGGTGTGGAAGAGGGCGATCGTGCCCGTCTCCTCGATGACCT is drawn from Streptomyces bottropensis ATCC 25435 and contains these coding sequences:
- a CDS encoding PHP domain-containing protein encodes the protein MSDLSGTPEQQLPTWADPSVSATDLDAQGVSRRGLLRGAGLFGAAFAMGSAGALAAPASAASRPYGGEDPRLAYLVGDHHIHTVYSHDAKYTFSQLAAAGAKYGLDWMVFTEHSNFGHADFGAALEHKEILKARAENPRQLIFQGLEWYIPAAEHCTVFTTPGRNEVDLLTRFERAYDGKLLNYTDGSAGGADTARNEAHAVNAIKWLAEQRRSGYVDDVLVLANHPLRLGIDSPHELRNWRDAAPEIMIGMEGAPGAQGAALPGWRGATSIRGEYENKPSAQSWPGYPAQAFLTYGGFDWATATVGGLWDAMLAEGRLFSITTNSDAHRIVFDTWRNGDWPAGQNFDNTGKLPDPVNTDAPQPGSDFWPGQFSRTHVGVTRYGYRAVMRGLREGRVWVDHGHLLDGLDVRVKRDRSPGRGVTLGGRLRVRKGEKLTLEVTVTSASRPNAQGILPELAHVDVIRGAVRGPVTDRDAWQAPATKVVHTKDVSGRKGTYTLRIPVTAGDESFYLRLRGSDGRRNGAGHLGASVDPHGPIPHAPGDGNPWEDTWFYSNPVFVDIR
- a CDS encoding glycoside hydrolase family 2 TIM barrel-domain containing protein, whose protein sequence is MTDALFALRPWETPEVTSWRRLPMNAVDRRDRALSLDGRWRFQLLPSPDREPGPGWSWAELPGSWALQVAQDPPQYTNVRMPWPQFPPDSPPENPTGVYEREVDIPADWAGRRIVLHVGAAESVLLVHVDGRPAGLSKDSHLAAEFDLSALVRPGRPATVRLTVVKWSDASHIEDQDQWWLGGITRPVLLYATDPLYLADVGVRASRDGELRVDCRVRSAAGTGTGALPAGWYVSGELDGLELVQDTGFDRLNAEDDRVSDFLGEARMGTIVPDVRTWTAETPELYGLTVRLHRADGTVADTSHHRIGFRDVEISGRDLLVNGERVYVRGVNRHDFHPLTGRTVSYEDMRADLLTLKRFGFNAIRTSHYPGDPALYDLTDELGFYVVDEADIESHDHAHEIADDPRYLSAFVDRVSRMVLRDRNHPSVIVWSLGNESDYGANHDAAAGWLRRHDPTRPVQYEGAARLDWAATDDASDIACPMYAPIEDCVAHALSGEQTRPLIQCEYSHAMGNSNGTLADTWAAIEATPGLQGGFIWEFWDHGILQRVNDGRPAGRGGAGLYENGVAGPGLRWAYGGDFGETVHDGAFIADGVVFPDRTPKPVMFEHREIAAPVRLSVEGEGTWRVLRVHNRQHFRDLSWLAAEWEFAAADGGTWTLPAQLPDVPPGGSAVIDRPEPAGGAGEVWLTLRVTTAADEPWAPRGTEVCCPQVRWYPAEEGEPVVGAEEDPGHVPPPETDGAGLLLHPLLASPPVLSLWRAPTDNDVLGGMAERWRAWGLDRAERELVAVERKGSTVRVRSRWATGAGVVEHEQACTALVDGRVLVEETAVLPEELTDVARVGTVFETADGFDQLAWYGQGPWESYPDRAAGAPVGHHVAGVDALFTPYLRPQESGGRHGVRHFTLSGGGHALSVRLDSPRQVSVTRHRARDLAAAGHHDELTPRPGCVVHIDAAHRGLGTASCGPDTSPPYLVPTGVHRWSWTLRAL
- a CDS encoding LamG-like jellyroll fold domain-containing protein; translation: MCTSHEPGQESAHAHSGRRNFLRATALLGAAATVALPTATAQAAPRRPKPDPGSRRFTLAVMPDTQYLFDGPSIDDKPVEASLKYLLEHGEEENIVFLSHLGDLTQNGTARETAAIGGAFRLLDRKGVGYSVLAGNHDVRSSTDDQRGPTPYLDEFGPDRFEGRPTFGGASPDGYNSFHLFEAGGREWMVLALDWRLSAKGFAWAKDVLARHPRTPVVLTTHELVDGDDSLSPYGRTLWDRLVKDHDQIFLTLNGHYWPAARATRKNTADNDVHLHLTNYQNRYFGGAAMIRLYRFDLDRNTIDVETVSPWILGRAAEGLNELERQESELTGDADRFTVEIDFDKRFAGFAPVPARPSRPVARMLVPGTVAYWRFDGQEDGAAVGGRVRDRSGHGNDLALVTVGGGTLTWSADHHPDQPGHGSLEFHGGKPPLKGAYLRTVDGAPLNSETFRDGYTIEAFYRLPADWNPSNHAWAGLLGRTGTGGAAGKSADDPDEPLATLSLSNDREPQWAVRPLDQQGIATNWGQETPLETWWHLAVVNDGKRTTLYVQGCPVVRNPKARAVGLTSVGLPWILGGYEYAGKIDQILHGRLGDVRIVARALPVESFMNH
- a CDS encoding MaoC family dehydratase yields the protein MSITVNGIDELKKLAGSDLGTSEWIEVTQERIDTFADATGDHQWIHVDPEKAAEGPFGAPIAHGYLTLSLFIPLFTELLDVEGVSTKVNYGLNKVRFPSPVKVGSKIRLVGRLASVEDVPGGVQITVDGTIEIEGAAKPAAVLQSLSRFYA